One Vibrio penaeicida DNA segment encodes these proteins:
- the rpsT gene encoding 30S ribosomal protein S20, whose protein sequence is MANSKSAKKRAIQAEKRRQHNASRRSMMRTYMKKTIAAIEAGDKEAATAAYTAVTPILDRMATKGLIHKNKAARHKSRFAAAIKAL, encoded by the coding sequence TTGGCAAACAGTAAATCTGCTAAGAAGCGCGCTATCCAAGCTGAAAAACGTCGTCAGCACAACGCTAGCCGTCGTTCTATGATGCGCACTTACATGAAGAAAACTATCGCAGCTATCGAAGCTGGCGATAAAGAAGCTGCAACAGCTGCATACACTGCAGTTACACCGATCCTAGATCGTATGGCGACTAAAGGTCTTATTCATAAGAATAAAGCTGCTCGTCATAAGTCTCGTTTCGCAGCGGCAATCAAAGCTCTTTAA
- a CDS encoding ArsR/SmtB family transcription factor, with protein sequence MNLQEMEQKSAQAVVLLKAMANERRLQILCMLHNNELSVGELCSHLELSQSALSQHLAWLRRDGLVQTRKEAQTVYYSLSSSEVQQVIKLLHALYCED encoded by the coding sequence ATGAACTTACAGGAAATGGAGCAGAAGTCTGCTCAAGCTGTCGTACTCTTGAAAGCGATGGCGAACGAAAGACGCTTGCAAATATTATGTATGCTACACAACAATGAACTTTCTGTTGGGGAACTTTGTTCTCACCTTGAATTGAGCCAATCGGCGCTTTCCCAGCATTTAGCTTGGTTGAGAAGAGATGGTTTAGTGCAAACTCGAAAAGAAGCTCAAACAGTCTATTACTCTCTTAGCAGTTCGGAAGTACAACAAGTGATCAAATTGCTTCATGCACTGTATTGTGAAGACTAA